From Halotia branconii CENA392, the proteins below share one genomic window:
- a CDS encoding ArsR/SmtB family transcription factor produces MRFLYHPDRKNISLPGVLYALGDPVRLEIVRLLATKGEQCCAGFDFAIAKSTMSNHFKILRESGVVLTHKEGTQHINQLRREDLEALFPGLLDAVLRSAQPLLSCQESTVIRN; encoded by the coding sequence ATGAGATTTTTGTATCACCCAGACCGAAAAAACATTTCTTTACCAGGAGTACTGTATGCTTTGGGCGACCCAGTACGATTAGAGATCGTGCGGTTGCTAGCTACAAAGGGAGAACAGTGCTGTGCCGGGTTTGATTTTGCGATCGCCAAGTCAACAATGTCTAATCACTTCAAAATTTTACGTGAGTCGGGAGTAGTCTTGACTCATAAAGAAGGAACACAACACATTAATCAATTGCGAAGGGAAGATTTAGAAGCGCTGTTTCCAGGGTTATTGGATGCAGTATTGCGATCTGCACAACCGTTGCTGAGTTGTCAAGAGTCAACAGTAATTCGTAATTAG
- a CDS encoding UDP-N-acetylmuramoyl-L-alanyl-D-glutamate--2,6-diaminopimelate ligase — MKLRELLAAVDNVEQLPNHPTVEDTEVKGLKTNSHACGAGDLFIGMPGTRVDGGEFWPSAIASGAVAAIVSFQAAQKNPPTDEAVVISANNMTTACAQIASAFYGYPGQKLKLVGVTGTNGKTTTTHLIEFLLTKAHLSTALMGTLYTRWAGFEQTAVHTTPFAVELQQQLAEAVDAGCEFGVMEVSSHALAQGRVLGCQFEVGVFSNLTQDHLDYHSDMEDYFAAKALLFSPDYLKGRAIINADDAYGKRLIASLNPQQVWSYSVNDNNADLWMSDLNYQPNGVSGTLHTPKGEAAFRSPLVGQYNLENLLAAVGAILHLGLDLPLIASAISEFPGVPGRMERVQIAPEQDISVIVDYAHTPDSLENLLKAARPFIPGKMICVFGCGGDRDRTKRPKMGKIAADLADVAVVTSDNPRTEDPEIILQDVLSGIPDTVKPMVICDRATAIRTAILQAQPGDGVLLAGKGHEDYQILGTEKIHFDDREHARDALEERLGAR, encoded by the coding sequence ATGAAATTGCGGGAATTACTAGCAGCGGTAGACAATGTTGAGCAGTTGCCTAATCATCCTACTGTTGAGGATACAGAAGTTAAGGGACTAAAAACGAACTCTCACGCTTGCGGTGCGGGAGATTTGTTTATTGGGATGCCAGGAACGCGGGTAGATGGTGGGGAATTTTGGCCAAGTGCGATCGCATCGGGGGCAGTGGCGGCGATTGTCTCTTTCCAAGCAGCCCAAAAAAACCCTCCTACGGATGAGGCTGTGGTCATTAGTGCTAATAACATGACTACAGCTTGCGCCCAAATCGCCAGTGCTTTTTACGGTTATCCAGGGCAAAAACTTAAATTAGTAGGTGTGACTGGTACAAATGGTAAAACCACAACTACCCATCTAATTGAATTTCTATTGACTAAAGCTCATTTGTCTACGGCTTTAATGGGAACTCTTTATACCCGTTGGGCTGGTTTTGAGCAAACTGCCGTCCACACCACGCCCTTTGCTGTGGAATTGCAACAGCAGCTAGCAGAAGCTGTAGATGCTGGTTGTGAGTTTGGGGTGATGGAAGTAAGTTCTCACGCTTTAGCTCAAGGTAGAGTTTTAGGTTGTCAATTTGAGGTAGGTGTATTTAGTAATCTCACCCAAGATCACCTAGACTATCACAGCGACATGGAAGATTATTTTGCTGCCAAAGCGCTGTTATTTAGCCCTGATTATCTCAAAGGACGGGCAATTATTAACGCTGATGATGCCTATGGTAAGCGGTTAATCGCTTCGTTAAATCCCCAACAAGTTTGGAGTTACAGCGTCAACGACAACAATGCTGATTTATGGATGAGCGATTTAAATTATCAACCCAACGGTGTCAGCGGTACGTTACATACACCTAAAGGTGAAGCAGCCTTTCGATCGCCTCTTGTTGGTCAATATAATTTAGAAAATCTTTTAGCTGCGGTAGGCGCAATTTTACACTTAGGTTTAGATTTGCCATTAATAGCATCTGCAATCTCGGAGTTTCCAGGAGTTCCCGGACGCATGGAACGAGTACAAATTGCTCCTGAGCAAGATATTAGCGTGATTGTTGATTATGCCCACACCCCAGATAGTCTAGAGAACTTGCTTAAAGCTGCACGTCCATTTATTCCTGGTAAGATGATTTGCGTGTTTGGTTGCGGTGGCGATCGCGATCGCACTAAACGCCCTAAAATGGGTAAAATTGCTGCTGACTTAGCAGATGTTGCAGTAGTGACATCAGATAATCCTCGTACTGAAGACCCAGAAATAATTCTACAAGATGTGTTGTCAGGAATCCCTGATACAGTTAAGCCGATGGTAATATGCGATCGCGCCACCGCCATTCGCACCGCTATTTTACAAGCACAACCCGGTGACGGAGTTTTACTCGCTGGCAAAGGTCACGAAGATTACCAAATTCTCGGTACAGAAAAAATCCACTTTGACGACCGCGAACACGCACGGGACGCTTTGGAGGAGAGATTAGGGGCTAGGTAG
- a CDS encoding ribonuclease D, translating into MPYLTTTSEIRAVIAKYTTAQTLWIDTEVADYKSRNPRLSLIQVLDDPTDMSGDRVYLLDVLDQPSVIADFIEQIMLNSTIEKVFHNASYDVKLLGNKKAKNITCTLEIAKKIPYYLLPLPDYKLQTIAMALCNFNNIDKQEQSSNWGQRPLTEEQIEYAYLDCIYLAQVHQSLLELKTQSNPDSATEDLIALGARYTQIEEQWKLLNSEFEHLQERMKKAMQAQDVAETSFCKLTRYERKTVKVAFTELARLVQTQDISLDFAVTLTQKLQKDLGQNLEELSVDIDSSIAWRLTPKTQESDEGNE; encoded by the coding sequence ATGCCATATTTGACTACAACTAGCGAAATTCGTGCCGTTATTGCTAAATATACCACAGCCCAAACCCTGTGGATTGATACAGAAGTAGCTGATTATAAAAGTCGTAATCCCAGACTATCGCTCATTCAAGTATTAGACGATCCTACAGATATGAGTGGCGATCGCGTTTACCTTTTGGATGTTCTAGATCAGCCTAGCGTGATAGCTGACTTTATTGAGCAAATTATGCTCAATTCTACTATTGAAAAAGTATTTCATAATGCTAGTTACGATGTGAAATTACTAGGCAACAAAAAAGCTAAAAATATCACTTGTACTTTAGAAATAGCCAAAAAAATTCCTTATTATCTCTTGCCGTTACCTGATTACAAACTCCAAACTATTGCAATGGCACTATGTAATTTTAACAATATTGATAAACAAGAACAAAGTAGCAATTGGGGACAGCGGCCTTTAACTGAAGAACAAATTGAATATGCTTATTTAGACTGCATTTATCTTGCTCAAGTACACCAAAGTTTGTTAGAATTAAAAACACAAAGTAATCCTGATTCAGCAACGGAAGATTTAATAGCGTTAGGTGCAAGATATACTCAAATTGAGGAGCAATGGAAGCTGTTAAATTCAGAATTTGAGCATTTGCAAGAGCGCATGAAGAAAGCTATGCAAGCTCAAGATGTTGCAGAAACATCATTTTGTAAGTTAACTAGATACGAGCGTAAAACCGTCAAAGTGGCGTTTACAGAATTAGCAAGACTAGTACAAACACAAGATATTAGTTTAGATTTCGCCGTCACATTGACTCAAAAACTCCAAAAAGATTTAGGGCAAAACCTGGAAGAACTATCTGTAGATATCGATAGCAGCATTGCTTGGCGGTTGACTCCTAAAACCCAGGAAAGTGATGAGGGGAATGAGTAG
- the trxA gene encoding thioredoxin, whose amino-acid sequence MSSITNVTEATFKQEVLESAIPVLVDFWAPWCGPCRMVTPVVDEVAGEYEGQVKVVKLNTDQNPNIASHYGIRSIPTLMVFKGGRQVDTVVGAVPKTTLNKTLAQHI is encoded by the coding sequence ATGTCATCCATTACAAATGTCACAGAAGCTACTTTCAAGCAAGAAGTGTTAGAAAGTGCAATTCCCGTCTTAGTGGACTTTTGGGCTCCTTGGTGTGGCCCTTGTCGAATGGTAACTCCAGTTGTCGATGAAGTGGCTGGCGAATACGAAGGACAGGTAAAAGTGGTGAAACTGAATACAGATCAAAATCCCAACATTGCCAGTCATTATGGAATCCGCAGTATTCCTACCTTAATGGTATTTAAAGGAGGTCGGCAAGTTGATACTGTTGTAGGGGCAGTTCCCAAAACTACCTTGAATAAGACCCTAGCACAGCATATTTAA
- a CDS encoding DICT sensory domain-containing protein has protein sequence MNDSPRQDLSFYQLALGVEASPQPLPLNPATLLSLVRSQIDLLIEQQIVATFWVKLPPGKIWRTELVRYQSSLGASATIYNCQVGERRISKSKEVENLSPPPRSVQSGSRSHPGQWENMQEELTSPLHDIRVQLLPQRQIRREYFLLVLSPQFCSLILAHRPLKRRQTQVFKKVNSKKTSSLLTITTTEGKVVQQVLNGIKQAINLEFSSVIKPTDLICSSISKPAIINQLLIKQLQRQDEISRQNKTVQINKMQQQNQKLRHQDQLKDKYLSNVCQEMRTPLTHMKTALSLLNSPTLKPPQRQRYLQMLNNQCDRQSTLITGLLDMVDLEHNLDKTTLELVNLADVVPGVVSTYQPVAKEKGITLAYIVSTELPLVWSVVGRLRQIVINLLHNSVKFTPNGGQVLVKAHVRGDYVQLEFRDTGIGIAESEIPKIFDCFYRVRSGVSEDLGGAGLGLTIVKRLLWRCGGSIYVKSKPDEGSTFIVQLVSARNITQAIATE, from the coding sequence ATGAATGATTCTCCGCGTCAGGATTTGTCTTTCTATCAATTGGCTTTGGGGGTGGAAGCGTCTCCTCAACCATTGCCCCTCAATCCTGCTACTTTGCTATCACTGGTAAGGTCACAAATAGACTTACTAATTGAACAGCAGATTGTCGCAACTTTCTGGGTTAAGCTACCACCTGGAAAAATCTGGCGTACAGAATTAGTGCGTTATCAATCCTCGTTAGGTGCGTCTGCTACTATCTATAATTGCCAAGTTGGAGAGAGAAGAATCAGCAAAAGCAAGGAGGTGGAAAACTTAAGTCCTCCGCCTAGAAGTGTGCAATCTGGCAGTCGGAGTCATCCAGGACAATGGGAGAATATGCAAGAAGAACTCACTTCACCATTGCATGATATCCGTGTGCAATTATTACCACAAAGGCAAATACGACGCGAATATTTTTTACTCGTGTTATCGCCACAGTTTTGTAGTTTAATTTTGGCTCATCGACCACTCAAAAGACGACAAACTCAAGTTTTCAAGAAGGTTAATAGTAAGAAAACTTCGTCTTTGCTGACTATAACTACTACTGAAGGAAAAGTTGTTCAGCAAGTTTTAAATGGTATCAAGCAAGCAATTAATCTAGAATTTTCTTCAGTAATTAAACCTACTGATTTGATTTGCTCTAGTATCTCTAAACCAGCTATTATCAATCAGCTGTTGATCAAACAACTCCAGCGACAGGATGAAATTAGTCGTCAAAACAAGACTGTGCAGATTAATAAGATGCAGCAGCAAAATCAAAAGCTGCGTCATCAAGACCAACTTAAAGATAAATACTTAAGTAATGTGTGTCAGGAAATGCGTACACCTTTAACACACATGAAGACTGCACTCTCGTTGTTAAATTCTCCGACTCTCAAACCACCGCAACGACAACGTTATTTACAGATGCTAAATAACCAATGCGATCGCCAGAGTACTTTGATTACTGGTCTACTGGATATGGTAGATCTAGAGCATAATTTAGACAAGACAACTTTAGAGTTAGTCAACCTTGCGGATGTTGTGCCTGGGGTAGTTAGTACTTATCAGCCTGTAGCTAAAGAAAAAGGCATCACATTAGCTTATATTGTGTCAACTGAACTTCCACTTGTATGGTCTGTGGTGGGTAGGCTTAGACAAATAGTAATTAATCTGCTACATAACAGCGTTAAATTTACTCCTAATGGTGGACAAGTGTTGGTCAAAGCCCATGTTAGAGGCGACTATGTGCAGTTAGAATTTCGTGATACGGGTATCGGTATTGCTGAAAGCGAAATTCCTAAAATCTTTGACTGCTTTTATCGGGTGCGTTCTGGGGTAAGTGAAGATTTAGGTGGTGCTGGTTTAGGATTAACAATTGTGAAACGTTTATTGTGGCGTTGTGGTGGTTCCATTTATGTTAAAAGTAAGCCCGATGAAGGGTCTACTTTTATAGTACAGTTAGTAAGCGCCCGTAATATTACTCAAGCGATCGCCACAGAATAA
- a CDS encoding tetratricopeptide repeat protein, whose translation MKLRLFGQKWVKLKRILTIAVVTALSAIISVSCSRDKQVLVTEIGVSSPNRRVVQTSQAGKFYIQAQNQHLKGNPQAAIASYDQAISLNPEYSAAYKGRGLAYFDTGDKQKAIADYNEAIRLSPNDPEAYNSRGNARASLGDNRGAIADYNEAIRLSPKYAEVYNNRANARAAQGDREGAIADYNQAILLEPKYAIAYNNRGNTRAAQGDRQGAITDYNQAIRLNPNFGPAYNNRGNARAEQGDRRGALQDLKQAAAIFQSQDNSDLYQEVMNNIKELGQ comes from the coding sequence ATGAAATTGCGGTTGTTTGGGCAAAAGTGGGTAAAGCTGAAAAGAATATTGACCATAGCTGTAGTTACCGCATTAAGCGCGATTATCAGCGTTTCCTGTAGTCGAGATAAACAGGTATTGGTGACAGAAATCGGAGTTAGTTCTCCTAACCGTCGTGTAGTTCAGACATCGCAAGCCGGAAAATTTTATATTCAAGCCCAAAATCAGCATCTTAAAGGCAACCCACAAGCTGCGATCGCTTCTTATGATCAAGCAATCAGCCTGAATCCTGAATATAGCGCAGCCTACAAAGGTCGGGGATTGGCTTACTTTGATACAGGAGACAAACAAAAAGCGATCGCCGACTATAATGAAGCGATTCGCCTTTCGCCCAACGATCCTGAAGCCTACAATAGTCGGGGAAATGCTCGTGCTTCGTTGGGAGATAATAGAGGAGCGATCGCCGATTATAATGAAGCAATTCGTCTGTCGCCCAAATATGCTGAAGTCTATAATAACCGAGCAAATGCTCGCGCAGCTCAAGGAGATAGAGAAGGAGCGATCGCAGATTATAATCAAGCTATTCTTCTAGAACCGAAATATGCCATTGCCTATAACAACCGAGGCAATACTCGCGCAGCTCAAGGAGATAGACAAGGGGCAATTACAGATTACAATCAAGCCATTCGCCTTAATCCTAACTTCGGTCCTGCTTACAATAATCGGGGAAATGCTCGTGCTGAGCAAGGCGATAGACGGGGAGCGCTGCAAGACTTGAAACAAGCCGCAGCCATCTTTCAAAGTCAAGATAACAGCGACTTGTACCAAGAAGTCATGAACAATATTAAAGAACTAGGACAGTAG